From the Gramella sp. Hel_I_59 genome, one window contains:
- a CDS encoding bifunctional alpha,alpha-trehalose-phosphate synthase (UDP-forming)/trehalose-phosphatase, with the protein MSKTIIISNRLPLQISISEDHLEVTPSVGGLATGLKSFHKDGDSIWIGWPGMTEEEIPENLKDEVQQKAREENCVAVHLNANEIDGFYYGFSNRTIWPLFHYFMEYTESDDDYWHTYKEVNQKYADEILKHYKEGDVIWVHDYQLLLVPNMVREQAPDAIIGFFNHIPFPSYEVFRTLPWRDEVLQGMLGADLIGFHTYDYERHFLSSVSRILRHQVDFNQITLPDRIIKVDSFPMGIDYKKFEQAALDHYESTSADQSELQKRLDHHLESTPDAKLILSIDRLDYTKGIAHRIRAYEYFLDKNPEYIEKVRLVMLAVPSRSNVPQYRRLKREIDELVGRINGKFSTVSWTPIWYFYRSMPFENLIDLYTTCEIALLTPIRDGMNLVAKEYIATRTDHTGVLILSEMAGAAHEMNEALIINPNNFEQVAEALKTAFEMPKEEQIERNKMLQKRLRRYSVEKWAGDFMKSLRSTKENRDSFQSIKINSEISQEIMTKFQQADRRILFIDYDGTLVNFTDKPENARPDADLKELIRDLNADDKTDVILISGRDKDTLGTWWKDVPVELISEHGVWMRQIDGEWELSENVKSEWMDAVRPVIENFVDRTPGTFIEEKNYSLAWHYRKADPELGEIRANELSTTLKELISNRGLSVLEGNKVLEIKSSGVNKGKASTKKLVGKDYDFVFAIGDDWTDEYMFEDLPEDSVTVKVGIKKTSARYYVEGTPKVRTLLEKFRDNS; encoded by the coding sequence ATGAGCAAAACAATCATTATTTCCAACCGCTTACCACTGCAAATTTCTATTTCTGAAGATCATCTCGAAGTGACACCTAGTGTGGGAGGACTCGCAACCGGCTTAAAATCATTTCATAAAGATGGCGATAGTATCTGGATAGGATGGCCAGGAATGACCGAAGAAGAAATTCCAGAAAATCTGAAGGATGAAGTTCAGCAAAAGGCCCGTGAAGAGAATTGTGTAGCCGTCCATCTAAATGCCAATGAGATCGACGGCTTTTATTATGGCTTTAGTAATCGTACCATCTGGCCTCTATTCCATTATTTTATGGAGTACACCGAATCTGACGATGATTACTGGCATACTTATAAGGAAGTAAATCAAAAGTATGCAGATGAAATACTGAAACATTATAAAGAAGGTGATGTAATCTGGGTTCATGATTATCAACTTTTACTGGTTCCTAATATGGTAAGAGAACAGGCACCAGATGCTATCATTGGATTCTTCAATCATATCCCTTTCCCATCTTATGAAGTTTTTAGAACGCTTCCGTGGAGAGATGAAGTTTTACAGGGAATGCTTGGGGCTGATCTTATTGGTTTTCACACTTATGATTATGAAAGACATTTTTTAAGTTCTGTTAGCCGTATTCTGCGACACCAGGTAGATTTTAACCAGATCACCCTTCCAGACAGGATCATTAAAGTAGATTCTTTCCCTATGGGTATCGATTATAAAAAGTTCGAGCAGGCTGCACTTGATCATTACGAAAGTACTTCCGCAGACCAGTCTGAATTACAGAAAAGACTGGATCATCATTTAGAATCTACACCAGATGCTAAGTTGATCCTTAGTATAGACAGACTGGATTACACAAAAGGTATTGCACACCGTATAAGAGCTTACGAATACTTCCTGGACAAGAACCCTGAATATATAGAAAAAGTGCGGCTGGTCATGCTGGCTGTGCCTTCAAGATCGAATGTGCCTCAATATAGAAGACTGAAACGGGAAATTGATGAATTGGTTGGACGTATCAATGGGAAATTCTCTACCGTGAGCTGGACACCTATCTGGTATTTCTATCGTTCCATGCCGTTCGAAAACCTGATCGACCTTTATACGACCTGTGAGATCGCCTTACTAACACCAATACGTGATGGAATGAATTTGGTAGCTAAGGAATATATCGCCACGCGAACAGATCATACAGGAGTTCTGATCCTTAGTGAAATGGCCGGAGCTGCCCATGAGATGAATGAAGCGCTGATCATTAATCCTAATAATTTCGAGCAGGTGGCCGAAGCACTGAAAACCGCTTTCGAAATGCCAAAGGAAGAACAGATCGAAAGAAATAAAATGCTTCAGAAACGATTAAGACGATATAGTGTAGAAAAATGGGCAGGTGATTTTATGAAGTCTCTTAGATCTACAAAAGAAAATAGAGATTCTTTCCAGTCTATTAAGATTAATTCTGAAATTTCACAGGAAATCATGACTAAATTTCAGCAGGCCGATAGAAGAATTTTATTCATTGATTATGACGGAACACTAGTAAACTTTACAGACAAACCAGAGAATGCCCGCCCTGATGCCGACCTTAAGGAACTTATACGTGATCTTAATGCCGATGATAAAACAGATGTCATATTAATAAGCGGAAGAGATAAGGATACTTTAGGAACCTGGTGGAAAGATGTGCCGGTAGAACTAATCTCTGAACATGGAGTCTGGATGAGACAGATTGATGGAGAATGGGAACTTTCAGAAAATGTGAAAAGCGAGTGGATGGATGCAGTTCGTCCAGTAATCGAAAATTTCGTGGATAGAACTCCAGGTACATTCATAGAAGAAAAGAATTATTCTCTAGCTTGGCATTACAGAAAAGCAGATCCTGAACTAGGAGAGATTCGTGCCAATGAATTGAGTACAACTTTAAAGGAGCTTATTTCCAATCGTGGACTAAGTGTGCTGGAAGGAAATAAAGTGTTGGAGATTAAAAGCAGCGGCGTGAATAAAGGAAAAGCTTCTACAAAGAAATTGGTAGGAAAAGATTACGATTTTGTCTTCGCCATTGGCGACGACTGGACAGATGAATATATGTTTGAAGATCTTCCGGAAGATAGCGTTACCGTTAAAGTGGGCATTAAAAAAACAAGTGCCAGGTACTATGTGGAAGGCACTCCAAAGGTCCGCACCTTGCTGGAGAAATTCCGTGATAATAGCTGA
- a CDS encoding YtxH domain-containing protein has product MKAGKLLLGLVSGAAAGAVLGLLYAPKKGTETRKTIADTSNSYIKDANRGINDFTDSLNHKMEALKSKTKAGFASNKSEEKINQAKAEMHEMQA; this is encoded by the coding sequence ATGAAAGCAGGAAAATTATTATTAGGACTAGTATCAGGAGCAGCTGCAGGAGCAGTACTTGGATTACTATACGCACCGAAAAAAGGAACAGAAACGAGAAAAACTATTGCTGATACAAGCAACAGTTATATCAAAGACGCTAACAGAGGAATCAACGATTTTACAGATTCTCTGAACCACAAAATGGAAGCTCTTAAATCTAAGACTAAAGCTGGTTTTGCTAGCAACAAGTCTGAAGAAAAGATCAACCAGGCTAAAGCAGAAATGCACGAAATGCAAGCCTAA
- a CDS encoding M28 family metallopeptidase: protein MLGLCTISYTSEAQDTDEKIYEIIQNVSADRIENDIRKLAGFGTRNTFSDTVSDTRGIGAARRWIKSEFDKISGDCNNCLEVFYQKDHVTPEDGQRIPKEAWVVNVVAIQKGSKYPNRYVIMSGDIDSRNGDTMDFTTDAPGANDNASGMAGTMEAARVLSKYDFETSIIYVGLSGEEQGLFGGKGLAEYAEKEGWDIIGILNNDMIGNIEGVDGVIDNRSFRIFSEPVPPTETENERRMRRFYGGEVDGISRQLARYIHSNVETYMPEMNPMMIYRLDRFGRGGHHRPFNDLGFAGVRIMEAHENYNRQHQDIRTENGIEYGDVVSGVNFDYAEKLTAVNAINLAALAWAPPAPGKVEIGGIVEPDTKLRWEAVDGEIAGYKIYWRDTTSPQWQYSRFVGDITAFTLEGIVIDNYLFGVAAVGKNGHESLVVFPSGTFR from the coding sequence ATGCTAGGTCTATGCACCATATCTTATACTTCTGAAGCTCAGGACACAGATGAGAAGATCTACGAGATCATTCAGAATGTTAGTGCAGATCGTATCGAAAACGATATTCGAAAACTCGCGGGTTTTGGTACACGAAATACGTTTAGCGATACAGTATCTGATACTAGAGGGATTGGCGCCGCCAGACGCTGGATAAAATCTGAATTCGACAAGATATCTGGAGATTGCAACAATTGCCTCGAAGTTTTTTATCAAAAAGATCATGTAACTCCGGAAGACGGACAAAGAATTCCAAAGGAAGCATGGGTAGTAAATGTAGTTGCGATCCAGAAAGGAAGCAAGTATCCTAATCGTTATGTCATCATGAGTGGTGATATTGATTCAAGGAATGGCGACACCATGGATTTCACTACAGATGCTCCCGGAGCAAACGACAATGCCAGCGGAATGGCTGGAACCATGGAAGCCGCAAGAGTCTTATCCAAATATGATTTTGAAACCAGTATCATCTATGTAGGTTTATCTGGAGAAGAACAAGGTCTGTTTGGTGGTAAAGGTCTGGCAGAATATGCGGAAAAAGAAGGCTGGGATATTATTGGTATTCTTAACAATGATATGATCGGAAATATTGAAGGCGTAGATGGAGTAATTGACAATCGAAGTTTCCGAATCTTTTCTGAACCAGTTCCACCTACGGAAACTGAAAACGAAAGACGAATGAGAAGATTTTATGGTGGTGAAGTTGATGGAATCTCAAGACAACTGGCAAGATATATACATTCAAATGTTGAGACCTATATGCCGGAAATGAACCCGATGATGATCTACAGACTGGATAGATTTGGCCGTGGTGGTCATCACAGACCTTTCAATGATCTTGGATTTGCTGGCGTTCGTATAATGGAAGCTCATGAGAACTATAACAGGCAACACCAGGATATTCGAACCGAGAATGGTATAGAGTACGGTGACGTAGTATCCGGGGTGAATTTTGACTATGCTGAGAAATTAACAGCGGTAAATGCTATCAACCTTGCTGCACTAGCCTGGGCTCCACCAGCACCTGGAAAAGTTGAAATTGGCGGAATTGTTGAACCTGACACAAAGTTAAGATGGGAAGCAGTTGATGGTGAGATTGCTGGCTACAAGATCTATTGGAGAGACACTACTTCACCTCAATGGCAATACTCCAGGTTCGTAGGCGATATCACAGCGTTTACTTTGGAGGGAATTGTAATAGATAATTACCTGTTTGGAGTTGCTGCAGTTGGTAAGAATGGCCATGAAAGTTTGGTTGTTTTCCCAAGTGGAACTTTTAGATAA
- a CDS encoding PRC-barrel domain-containing protein codes for MSTTEKHLVHLSQLKGYKVDNHDHDIRGWKLLDRDKKTIGKVDNLLVNKELGKVVYVDVQVEQDIIDRNHDPYSTQHQSEFKEFINKEGENHIIIPIGLIDINAKDKYVFTDGIDYQTFAETKRYRSGTDISRNYEHHVLGSYNRDRDHNNHDELQTTENTDLNRSSLDESIINENRDHGYDKLSEEERRVERERENMQYSSKDRKAAVDARIDTGRDDRQFLDRKVGEEVNTSENRTSQEDSYSGRSSNDSRKPIDDHHRSQDFHDKHTGFKPEKSIDEDQHWQHDDRNLDDSEDFYNRREFNRRK; via the coding sequence ATGAGTACAACAGAAAAACACCTGGTACATTTAAGCCAGTTAAAAGGATACAAAGTAGATAATCATGATCACGATATTCGTGGATGGAAACTACTGGATCGAGATAAAAAGACAATAGGAAAAGTAGACAACCTCTTAGTAAATAAAGAATTGGGAAAAGTTGTCTATGTAGATGTTCAGGTAGAACAGGACATTATTGACCGGAACCATGACCCCTACTCCACGCAACATCAAAGTGAGTTTAAGGAGTTCATCAACAAAGAGGGTGAAAATCATATCATTATTCCTATTGGACTAATTGACATCAACGCTAAAGATAAATACGTATTTACAGATGGTATAGACTACCAAACTTTCGCCGAGACCAAGCGTTATCGATCAGGTACAGATATCAGTAGAAACTATGAGCATCATGTATTGGGATCCTACAACAGAGACAGAGATCATAACAATCATGATGAGTTGCAAACGACCGAAAACACTGATCTTAACAGATCTAGTTTAGATGAGTCCATAATAAATGAAAATCGCGATCATGGATATGATAAGCTTTCCGAAGAGGAGAGAAGAGTAGAAAGAGAACGGGAGAATATGCAATATTCTTCGAAAGACCGGAAGGCTGCGGTAGATGCAAGGATTGATACCGGCCGGGATGATCGCCAATTTTTAGATCGTAAGGTTGGTGAAGAGGTAAACACTTCAGAAAACAGAACATCGCAGGAAGATTCCTATTCCGGGCGATCTTCAAACGATTCTAGAAAACCTATAGATGATCACCATCGTTCCCAGGATTTTCACGATAAACATACAGGATTCAAACCTGAAAAATCAATCGACGAAGATCAGCACTGGCAGCATGATGACAGGAATTTAGATGATTCTGAAGATTTTTATAATCGGAGGGAATTCAACAGAAGAAAATAA
- a CDS encoding App1 family protein → MKLDLKLYRGYVNEEELVVFGHLFQSWAPDKYSIDKKGIKHAYALLHKFRIEPLPNYEVHLKFQDLEVKTKTQDDGYFRFTVPYDSNIEPGWHEYEVTCNTGEFGMIEKGELLKPHPGKLAIISDIDDTFLVSHSSKFFKKIYVMLSKNINNRKIFEEVKDHYHKLSRAGREEDNSFNSFFYVSSSEWNLYDFIDEFARLHDLPKAVIKLKQIKTGLMDFIKTGRGDHDHKFVKIKDIISFYPHLEYVLLGDDSQHDPYLYERICKTFPRNIRAIYIRQTSKSPKKAVQEVLANIESMDVNTCYFQDSKTAIDHSDKIGII, encoded by the coding sequence TTGAAGCTTGATCTTAAACTTTATCGGGGTTACGTTAATGAAGAAGAACTAGTAGTTTTTGGACATCTGTTCCAGTCCTGGGCTCCAGATAAGTATAGTATTGACAAAAAGGGAATTAAGCATGCTTATGCTTTACTTCACAAATTTCGCATTGAACCACTCCCTAATTATGAAGTTCATTTAAAATTCCAGGATTTGGAGGTTAAAACTAAAACTCAGGATGATGGATATTTTAGATTTACCGTACCCTATGACTCTAACATAGAGCCAGGATGGCACGAGTATGAAGTTACCTGCAATACAGGTGAGTTTGGAATGATCGAAAAAGGAGAGCTATTAAAACCACATCCAGGTAAACTTGCGATCATTTCAGATATTGATGATACTTTCCTTGTTTCACACAGCAGTAAGTTCTTTAAAAAGATTTACGTAATGCTATCTAAGAACATTAATAATCGTAAGATATTTGAAGAGGTAAAGGATCATTATCATAAACTAAGCAGGGCGGGTAGAGAAGAAGATAATTCGTTTAATTCATTTTTCTATGTGTCTTCCAGCGAATGGAATCTGTACGACTTTATTGATGAATTCGCACGGCTGCATGATCTTCCTAAAGCTGTGATCAAATTAAAGCAGATCAAGACCGGGTTGATGGATTTCATTAAAACGGGCAGGGGAGATCACGATCATAAATTTGTAAAGATCAAAGATATTATATCATTCTATCCACATCTGGAATATGTTCTTTTAGGGGATGATTCTCAACATGATCCATATTTATACGAACGTATCTGCAAAACATTTCCAAGAAATATTAGAGCGATCTATATTCGGCAGACTTCTAAATCTCCAAAAAAAGCGGTTCAGGAAGTGTTAGCTAATATTGAAAGTATGGATGTAAATACCTGCTATTTCCAGGACAGTAAGACGGCGATCGATCATTCTGACAAGATAGGAATCATTTAG
- a CDS encoding YegS/Rv2252/BmrU family lipid kinase, with protein MNFNQVLLIVNPISGDLDKKQIIQQAREYANTHQITIHLFATTGEEDVEKIQDRLDSLKIERIIAIGGDGTINLVAKAIKSYGIPLGIIPAGSANGLATNFGIPESIEEQVKIAFGDTIFEMDLLNINDDICLHLSDLGINAELIQNYEDSRFRGKFGYLLQSLPTLLKSEYPFEFEVETNFKKRQTSGALLAIANANKYGTGANINPNGKLDDGKFEIIIYRKLDLAEIIKTVRNETDVNSDVVEIFQASEAKITCKTPVAFQIDGEFKGENSEVKIGIMEEKLKVVVPAEFNSQAPQA; from the coding sequence ATGAATTTTAACCAAGTTTTATTGATAGTGAACCCTATTTCTGGTGATCTGGACAAAAAGCAGATTATCCAGCAGGCACGTGAATACGCAAATACTCATCAAATTACTATACATCTTTTCGCTACTACTGGAGAGGAGGACGTTGAAAAAATTCAGGATCGTTTGGATTCGCTCAAGATTGAAAGGATCATTGCGATAGGTGGTGATGGAACCATTAACCTGGTAGCTAAAGCGATCAAAAGCTATGGCATTCCCTTAGGGATTATTCCCGCAGGATCTGCAAATGGATTAGCTACAAATTTCGGCATTCCCGAATCTATTGAGGAACAGGTGAAAATTGCCTTTGGTGACACTATTTTCGAAATGGATCTGCTAAACATTAATGATGATATCTGTCTTCATCTCAGTGATCTTGGTATAAATGCTGAACTCATTCAGAATTATGAAGACTCCAGATTTCGGGGAAAATTCGGGTATTTATTGCAATCACTTCCAACATTGCTAAAAAGTGAATATCCTTTTGAATTTGAAGTAGAAACCAATTTTAAAAAACGACAAACCAGTGGTGCGCTTCTCGCCATTGCGAATGCTAACAAGTATGGTACTGGGGCCAATATTAATCCCAACGGGAAGTTGGACGACGGCAAGTTTGAGATCATTATTTACAGAAAACTAGATCTGGCAGAGATCATCAAGACCGTACGCAATGAAACCGATGTTAATTCAGATGTTGTTGAAATTTTTCAGGCTAGTGAAGCGAAGATCACCTGTAAAACGCCCGTAGCATTTCAGATTGACGGAGAATTCAAAGGAGAAAATTCCGAAGTAAAAATAGGTATTATGGAGGAAAAGCTAAAGGTTGTGGTACCGGCAGAATTTAATTCCCAGGCTCCACAGGCATAA
- a CDS encoding vanadium-dependent haloperoxidase, whose protein sequence is MNSVFKHIASLSCCLLLFISCSQEEKEIVVTPDDFHAANEHISKTMVHDIFSPPVASRVYAYSNIAAYEVMAQFDENYQSLSGQLTNLEEVPAPESDLTNPEVAAIVAFYDIATSLVFSEDKVTVKSDSLFSKWKNTNERSFKVSEAYGKRVAAHIKDWLKQDNYSETRTMPKFSILTDDESRWQPTPPSYMDGIEPHWMKIRPFVIEDANQFKPAPPPEFSMEEGSRFHTELMEVYNIREKIAKDEENSEEMAIAKFWDCNPYVSILRGHLMFATKKITPGGHWMGIVKIACQKDEADFSKSVYAYSKTAIAIADGFISCWDEKYRSNLVRPETVINKYIDENWTSVLQTPPFPEYTSGHSVISAAAATALTDIFGDNFAFDDDTEVDYGLPVRSFESFSKASEEAANSRLYGGIHYRAAIEVGMTQGQNLGKYIIENLQMTKSTKNSELASK, encoded by the coding sequence ATGAATTCAGTTTTTAAACATATAGCCAGCTTATCATGTTGCCTTCTTCTTTTTATTTCCTGTTCACAGGAAGAGAAAGAGATCGTCGTAACTCCAGATGATTTTCATGCTGCTAATGAGCACATCAGTAAAACGATGGTGCACGATATTTTTTCACCTCCGGTGGCAAGTAGAGTATATGCATACTCTAATATCGCTGCTTACGAAGTCATGGCGCAATTTGATGAGAATTACCAGAGTCTTTCAGGTCAGTTGACCAATCTCGAGGAAGTTCCTGCTCCAGAATCTGATCTTACAAACCCTGAAGTTGCCGCAATTGTGGCATTTTACGACATCGCAACCAGCCTGGTATTTTCAGAAGATAAAGTGACGGTTAAAAGTGATAGTTTATTCTCAAAATGGAAAAACACGAATGAGAGATCCTTTAAAGTTTCTGAAGCTTATGGGAAAAGGGTGGCCGCTCATATAAAAGATTGGTTGAAACAGGATAACTATTCTGAAACCCGAACCATGCCTAAATTTTCTATTCTTACAGATGATGAAAGCAGATGGCAGCCAACCCCGCCTTCTTACATGGATGGGATCGAACCGCACTGGATGAAAATAAGACCTTTCGTGATCGAGGATGCAAACCAGTTTAAACCAGCGCCACCACCAGAATTTTCTATGGAAGAAGGTTCAAGATTTCATACAGAACTCATGGAGGTTTATAATATTAGAGAGAAAATCGCAAAAGACGAGGAGAACAGCGAAGAAATGGCAATCGCCAAGTTCTGGGACTGTAATCCTTATGTTTCCATATTAAGAGGGCACTTGATGTTCGCTACAAAAAAGATCACTCCGGGAGGTCACTGGATGGGAATTGTGAAAATTGCCTGCCAGAAGGATGAAGCCGACTTCAGTAAATCTGTTTACGCCTATTCTAAGACCGCCATAGCTATTGCAGATGGTTTTATTAGTTGCTGGGATGAAAAGTATCGTAGCAACCTTGTGAGACCTGAAACTGTTATCAATAAATATATAGACGAGAACTGGACATCTGTGCTACAAACTCCGCCATTTCCAGAATATACAAGTGGACATTCTGTAATTTCTGCGGCTGCTGCCACGGCCTTGACAGATATATTTGGTGACAACTTCGCCTTTGATGATGATACTGAAGTAGATTATGGACTACCGGTTAGAAGCTTTGAATCATTCAGTAAAGCTTCAGAAGAGGCAGCAAACAGTAGATTGTATGGAGGGATTCATTACCGGGCTGCCATTGAAGTTGGGATGACCCAGGGCCAGAATCTGGGAAAATATATCATCGAAAATCTTCAAATGACAAAATCTACGAAAAATTCCGAATTAGCTTCCAAATAA